The following are encoded in a window of Pseudomonas graminis genomic DNA:
- the pheA gene encoding prephenate dehydratase has translation MSEQELKALRVRIDSLDEKVLELISERARCAQEVARVKMAGLPAGEVPVFYRPEREAAVLKRVMERNRGPLSNEEMARLFREIMSSCLALEQPLKVAYLGPEGTFTQAAALKHFGHAVISKPMAAIDEVFREVVAGAVNFGVVPVENSTEGAVNHTLDSFLEHDMVICGEVELRIHHHLLVGESTKTDSISRIYSHAQSLAQCRKWLDAHYPNVERVAVASNAEAAKRVKGEWNSAAIAGDMAAGLYGLTRIAEKIEDRPDNSTRFLMIGNQEVPPTGDDKTSIIVSMSNKPGALHELLVPFHENGIDLTRIETRPSRSGKWTYVFFIDFVGHYRDPLIKAVLEQISQEAVALKVLGSYPKAVL, from the coding sequence ATGTCTGAACAAGAGCTCAAGGCACTGCGGGTCCGCATCGACAGCCTGGACGAAAAGGTTCTGGAGCTGATCAGCGAGCGCGCCCGCTGTGCCCAGGAAGTCGCGCGCGTCAAGATGGCCGGTCTCCCGGCTGGCGAAGTACCGGTGTTTTATCGCCCTGAACGTGAAGCAGCGGTGCTCAAGCGCGTCATGGAGCGTAATCGTGGCCCGTTGAGCAACGAAGAGATGGCGCGGCTGTTCCGCGAAATCATGTCCTCGTGTCTTGCGCTTGAGCAGCCGCTCAAGGTCGCGTATCTCGGCCCGGAAGGCACTTTTACCCAGGCGGCGGCGCTGAAGCATTTTGGCCACGCTGTGATCAGCAAGCCGATGGCTGCGATCGACGAAGTGTTCCGCGAAGTCGTCGCCGGTGCGGTGAACTTCGGCGTCGTCCCGGTGGAGAACTCCACCGAAGGTGCGGTCAACCACACCCTGGACAGCTTTCTTGAACACGACATGGTCATCTGTGGCGAAGTCGAGCTGCGTATTCACCACCATCTGCTGGTGGGCGAGAGCACCAAGACCGACAGCATCAGCCGCATCTATTCCCACGCGCAGTCCCTGGCGCAATGCCGCAAATGGCTGGACGCGCACTACCCGAACGTCGAGCGCGTCGCTGTCGCCAGCAATGCCGAGGCGGCCAAGCGGGTCAAAGGCGAGTGGAACTCGGCGGCGATCGCCGGTGATATGGCGGCGGGCCTTTACGGCCTGACGCGGATTGCCGAGAAGATCGAAGACCGTCCGGACAACTCCACGCGTTTCCTCATGATCGGCAATCAGGAAGTGCCGCCGACGGGCGACGACAAGACGTCGATCATTGTGTCGATGAGCAACAAGCCCGGTGCGCTGCATGAACTGTTGGTGCCTTTCCACGAAAACGGCATCGACCTGACGCGGATCGAGACGCGGCCCTCGCGAAGCGGTAAATGGACCTACGTGTTCTTCATCGATTTCGTCGGCCACTACCGCGACCCGCTGATCAAGGCCGTTCTCGAGCAAATCAGCCAGGAAGCCGTGGCGCTCAAGGTGTTGGGTTCCTATCCGAAGGCAGTACTTTGA
- the serC gene encoding 3-phosphoserine/phosphohydroxythreonine transaminase, with product MSKRAFNFCAGPAALPEAVLLRAQAELLDWHGKGLSVMEMSHRSDEFVSIATKAEQDFRDLLSIPSNYKVLFLQGGGSQQFAQVPLNLLPESGTADYIDTGIWSQKAIEEASRYGNINVAASAKPADYFAIPGQSEWKLSKDAAYVHYVPNETIGGLQFNWIPETGDVPLVADMSSDILSRRLDVSRFGMIFAGAQKNIGPSGIVVAIIREDLLGRARSLCPTMLNYKVAADNGSMYNTPPTLAWYLSGLVFEWLKEQGGVEAMAVRNELKQRTLYDFIDASGLYSNPINPSDRSWMNVPFRLADDRLDKPFLAGAEARNLLNLKGHRSVGGMRASIYNAIDINAVNALTAYMAEFEKEHG from the coding sequence ATGAGCAAGCGAGCCTTTAACTTCTGCGCAGGTCCTGCCGCGCTCCCTGAAGCTGTTCTGCTGCGCGCCCAGGCCGAACTCCTGGACTGGCATGGCAAAGGCCTGTCCGTCATGGAAATGAGCCATCGCAGCGACGAGTTCGTCTCCATCGCCACCAAGGCGGAGCAGGACTTTCGCGACCTGCTGTCCATCCCCTCAAACTACAAAGTGCTGTTTCTTCAAGGCGGCGGCAGTCAGCAATTCGCTCAGGTTCCGTTGAACCTGCTGCCGGAAAGCGGCACGGCCGACTACATCGACACCGGCATCTGGTCCCAGAAAGCCATTGAAGAAGCATCCCGCTACGGCAATATCAATGTCGCCGCCAGCGCCAAACCCGCCGATTACTTCGCTATCCCCGGTCAGAGCGAGTGGAAGCTGTCGAAAGACGCAGCCTACGTTCACTACGTGCCCAACGAGACCATCGGTGGTCTGCAATTTAACTGGATTCCGGAAACCGGTGACGTGCCGCTGGTTGCTGACATGTCTTCGGATATTCTCTCGCGCCGTCTCGACGTGTCGCGTTTCGGCATGATCTTCGCTGGCGCCCAGAAGAACATCGGCCCGAGCGGCATTGTCGTGGCGATCATCCGCGAGGACCTGCTGGGTCGCGCGCGCTCGCTGTGTCCAACGATGCTCAACTACAAAGTCGCCGCCGACAACGGATCCATGTACAACACGCCGCCAACACTGGCGTGGTACCTGTCCGGTCTGGTCTTCGAATGGCTGAAAGAGCAGGGCGGGGTCGAAGCCATGGCCGTGCGCAATGAGCTCAAGCAGCGCACGCTGTACGACTTCATCGACGCCAGCGGCTTGTACAGCAACCCGATCAACCCCTCCGATCGCTCGTGGATGAATGTGCCGTTCCGTCTGGCCGATGATCGCCTGGACAAGCCGTTCCTCGCGGGTGCCGAAGCGCGCAATCTGCTGAACCTCAAGGGCCACCGTTCGGTGGGCGGCATGCGCGCCTCCATCTACAACGCCATCGACATCAATGCGGTCAATGCCCTGACCGCCTACATGGCAGAGTTCGAGAAGGAACACGGCTAA